One window of Chamaesiphon minutus PCC 6605 genomic DNA carries:
- the psbD gene encoding photosystem II D2 protein (photosystem q(a) protein): protein MTIAVGNQQVERGFFDVLDDWLKKDRFVFVGWSGILLFPCAFMALGGWMTGTTFVTSWYSHGLASSYLEGCNFLTAAVSTPPNSVGHSLMLLWGPEAQGDLTRWFQLGGLWNFIALHGAFGLIGFMLRQFEIARLVGIRPYNALAFSGPIAVFVSVFLIYPLGQSGWFFAPSFGVAAIFRFILFLQGFHNWTLNPFHMMGVAGILGGALLCAIHGATVENTLFEDSDNANTFRAFDPTQAEETYSMVTANRFWSQIFGVAFSNKRWLHFFMLFVPVAGLWFSSVGIVGLALNLRAYDFVSQELRAAEDPEFETFYTKNILLNEGIRAWMAPQDQPHEQFIFPEEVLPRGNAL from the coding sequence ATGACCATTGCAGTTGGCAACCAGCAAGTCGAAAGAGGCTTCTTTGATGTCTTAGACGACTGGCTAAAAAAAGATCGGTTCGTATTCGTCGGCTGGTCTGGTATCTTACTATTCCCCTGTGCTTTCATGGCCCTCGGCGGCTGGATGACTGGCACTACATTCGTTACTTCTTGGTACAGTCACGGTTTGGCTTCTAGCTACCTCGAAGGTTGCAACTTCCTAACTGCTGCTGTATCCACTCCTCCTAACAGTGTGGGACATTCCCTCATGTTACTCTGGGGACCCGAAGCGCAAGGTGACTTAACTCGCTGGTTCCAACTTGGCGGCTTATGGAACTTTATCGCTCTTCACGGTGCTTTCGGTCTGATCGGCTTTATGCTCCGTCAGTTTGAAATCGCTCGTCTAGTTGGGATTCGTCCTTACAACGCGCTCGCTTTCTCCGGCCCTATCGCTGTATTCGTCAGCGTATTCTTGATTTATCCATTGGGTCAATCTGGCTGGTTCTTCGCACCTTCTTTTGGTGTAGCTGCAATCTTCCGTTTTATCTTATTCCTCCAAGGCTTCCATAACTGGACGCTCAACCCCTTCCACATGATGGGTGTTGCTGGTATTCTCGGCGGTGCGCTACTGTGTGCGATTCACGGTGCGACTGTAGAAAACACCTTGTTTGAAGACAGTGACAATGCGAACACTTTCCGCGCATTCGACCCTACTCAAGCTGAAGAAACTTACTCGATGGTAACTGCTAACCGTTTCTGGTCGCAGATCTTCGGAGTTGCATTCTCCAACAAACGTTGGTTGCACTTCTTCATGCTATTCGTTCCTGTAGCTGGATTGTGGTTTAGCTCTGTTGGTATTGTCGGTTTGGCTCTAAACCTCCGCGCTTACGACTTCGTATCTCAAGAATTGAGAGCGGCTGAAGATCCTGAGTTTGAAACGTTCTACACCAAGAACATTCTGCTCAATGAAGGTATCCGTGCGTGGATGGCTCCTCAAGACCAACCTCACGAGCAGTTCATCTTCCCTGAAGAAGTTCTACCTCGTGGTAACGCACTCTAA
- a CDS encoding helix-turn-helix domain-containing protein, whose product MGRRQTIQELMKAANISQDELGAKLGKSQSAVSQMLNRKGNPTLKTIREIADALCVDISKVAAHYDIWSNDRGGDDEN is encoded by the coding sequence ATGGGTAGAAGACAGACCATACAAGAACTCATGAAAGCCGCTAACATCAGCCAGGACGAACTAGGAGCGAAATTGGGAAAGAGTCAGTCCGCTGTTTCTCAAATGCTCAATAGAAAAGGTAATCCAACTCTGAAAACTATCAGAGAGATTGCGGATGCCTTGTGCGTTGATATATCAAAGGTAGCGGCTCACTATGACATCTGGAGTAACGATCGAGGAGGAGACGACGAAAATTAA
- a CDS encoding NYN domain-containing protein gives MPPSRKQAVLLVDGYNVIGAWTDLHDRHTKHNPLQSGSQADLEAARAKLVEALINYSAFEDYETKVVFDAYSRDAPAYCETITPNLSIHYTDFLETADTYIEKFCAAFRHDLQYSASRLIVATSDRAQQLTAIGFGAEWISSLQLISNVDFSATRSKRRHRPQKQSSGRFLFNSLDPKAQARLSALRHGLPLDDT, from the coding sequence ATGCCTCCCTCACGAAAACAAGCTGTGTTGCTCGTTGATGGCTACAACGTGATTGGAGCCTGGACGGATTTACACGATCGACACACCAAACACAATCCGCTCCAGTCGGGATCTCAAGCTGACTTAGAGGCCGCGCGTGCCAAACTAGTCGAAGCATTGATTAATTACAGTGCCTTTGAAGACTACGAGACGAAGGTGGTATTTGATGCCTACAGTAGGGACGCTCCCGCCTATTGTGAGACGATTACCCCAAATCTCTCGATCCACTATACTGATTTCCTCGAAACAGCCGATACTTACATCGAGAAATTTTGTGCCGCCTTTCGCCACGATTTGCAATACTCAGCCTCTAGATTGATTGTAGCGACATCCGATCGCGCTCAACAACTCACTGCGATCGGATTTGGCGCAGAATGGATATCGTCTCTACAATTGATATCCAACGTCGATTTTAGTGCGACCCGCTCGAAACGACGGCATAGACCTCAAAAGCAATCTTCTGGACGATTTTTATTTAACTCCCTCGATCCCAAAGCCCAAGCTCGGCTCTCTGCACTCCGACATGGCTTACCTCTCGATGATACTTGA
- a CDS encoding DUF751 family protein — MFGDFFDNIGRYPSYFVTIVLGIFFSAFGWLAPLWKRPVTAVALVGFLVGTVMVVVFTLRAMLGLTPVT; from the coding sequence ATGTTTGGTGATTTTTTTGACAACATCGGACGATACCCAAGCTACTTTGTTACTATTGTCCTCGGTATCTTCTTTTCAGCATTTGGGTGGTTAGCTCCACTGTGGAAACGTCCCGTAACGGCAGTTGCCTTGGTGGGGTTTTTAGTGGGAACGGTGATGGTGGTAGTATTTACGCTCAGAGCAATGTTGGGACTTACTCCTGTCACCTGA
- a CDS encoding recombinase family protein, translated as MMPDDYRMGIIAIRPFKQMVEWTLKITPHRAAYRVQILEGKNGQLRAAIYTRVSTADQDCDRQYSELVSYAARCNYAVVGNYSESASGARLDRVERRKILQLARERSIDIILVSELTRWGRSTIDLIDTLHQLQSWGVSLIAQNGFQFDLSTPHGKMIASIMATLAEFERDLLKERVKSGIAQARAKGKIFGRAKVDTSSRCKKVNELRCQKLSERAIAKKMNLSKSTVNNCARCECLPEGMDW; from the coding sequence ATGATGCCCGATGATTATCGGATGGGCATCATAGCGATACGTCCATTCAAGCAAATGGTTGAATGGACGCTAAAAATCACACCACACAGAGCGGCTTACAGGGTGCAAATTTTGGAGGGTAAAAATGGACAACTTCGAGCGGCAATTTACACCCGCGTCTCAACTGCGGATCAAGATTGCGATCGCCAATATTCTGAGCTTGTATCTTATGCGGCTCGCTGCAATTATGCTGTTGTCGGGAATTATAGTGAATCTGCCAGCGGTGCTCGACTCGATCGGGTCGAACGTAGAAAAATTCTCCAGCTCGCTCGCGAACGATCGATCGATATCATCCTCGTCTCAGAACTTACCCGCTGGGGACGATCGACTATCGACTTGATCGACACTCTCCACCAGTTGCAATCGTGGGGAGTGAGTCTCATCGCGCAAAATGGATTTCAATTCGATCTTTCCACTCCACACGGCAAAATGATCGCGAGCATTATGGCGACATTGGCCGAATTCGAGCGCGATCTACTTAAAGAGCGAGTGAAATCGGGAATCGCACAGGCTAGGGCTAAGGGTAAAATATTCGGTCGTGCGAAAGTCGATACTAGCTCGCGGTGTAAAAAGGTCAATGAATTGCGCTGTCAGAAGTTAAGCGAACGCGCGATCGCCAAAAAGATGAATTTATCAAAAAGCACGGTGAATAATTGCGCTCGGTGCGAGTGTCTGCCTGAAGGAATGGACTGGTAA
- a CDS encoding D-Ala-D-Ala carboxypeptidase family metallohydrolase: MKINLLVAIVFWTIATIQSAYAKVIPPLLPKSILNMPATKAIKLPGIDRLVFVDEPIYPGSNFTWKEATKGGSRIPVDTMFDGRLYSAAEIVQNIIDFARDLDDIRAQFGNRPITLSSWYRTPAANRAARGRPKSLHLIGMAGDIRISGISPPKVYARLAPTWLGGLGNNTAYTHIDKRDRLGWTSGRWVY; the protein is encoded by the coding sequence ATGAAAATAAATCTATTGGTGGCGATCGTCTTTTGGACGATTGCGACTATTCAATCCGCGTATGCCAAAGTTATTCCGCCCTTACTACCTAAATCGATCCTTAATATGCCTGCAACTAAAGCTATCAAACTACCTGGTATCGATCGCTTGGTGTTTGTTGATGAGCCGATTTATCCCGGTTCTAACTTCACCTGGAAGGAAGCCACAAAAGGCGGCTCGCGCATTCCCGTCGATACGATGTTCGACGGCAGACTTTACAGTGCCGCAGAGATCGTCCAAAACATCATCGACTTTGCTCGCGATCTCGACGACATCCGCGCCCAATTTGGGAATCGACCGATAACGCTCAGTAGTTGGTATCGGACGCCAGCGGCCAACCGAGCGGCAAGGGGAAGGCCTAAAAGCTTGCACTTGATCGGTATGGCTGGGGACATCCGAATTTCGGGCATCAGTCCGCCTAAAGTCTACGCGCGGCTGGCTCCAACCTGGCTGGGCGGATTGGGGAATAATACCGCTTACACTCACATCGACAAACGCGACAGGCTAGGGTGGACGTCGGGACGTTGGGTTTACTAA
- a CDS encoding collagen-like triple helix repeat-containing protein has product MAGNADRVINNLSQATGCGCDSSLSGRLARVESNDGRQDGDLDRVRDRLNPLEQFIETVRGWLGFRPDRGDITETDRIARQALALGQRNAGQIAYIENRVQQFERVIPIISRTADEALARANDADARARAAQARAESAYQLAQRAADVALRLARELEDAEIQIRSLQDRVSRLESRGGNDSELENRVRSLENWRIGTVAAIAFLQYQILNLGSRVGPPGPQGIPGTPGAAGAPGAPGAAGAPGINGTNGLNGAPGATGATGATGATGATGLPGAQGARGATGATGATGLPGAQGARGVDGFNGLNGTPGRNGLNGAQGATGATGATGATGATGATGATGATGATGATGATGATGAPGVTGATGATGATGAPGVTGATGATGATGAPGTAGATGARGEPGLRGANGADAEVKYTTISVEKFDKCGADGKPIFRNEAIQVIKGTENQEAQKSSQLSKIAAQQCNDCNCVATVPEWWQLRPEANRPQLIYVFQEKKTDGTLGNSTYPITIPHPNTANRTAAVKLIDYTKGNFEGILTLKDNSKVIVHCKSVAECDRLFEAIRAIIDPAYLDGSTQKVGQRKGTTGFLMREVTATKAVYYQSGVSNASNPTKRFKF; this is encoded by the coding sequence GTGGCGGGTAATGCCGATCGAGTAATTAACAATCTGAGCCAGGCGACGGGCTGCGGTTGCGATAGCAGCCTGTCGGGTCGATTGGCTAGAGTTGAATCCAACGACGGACGGCAAGATGGCGACCTAGACCGCGTTAGAGACAGGTTAAACCCCCTCGAACAATTTATCGAAACCGTGAGGGGTTGGCTGGGTTTTAGACCCGACAGAGGCGATATAACCGAGACCGATCGGATCGCCAGACAAGCATTAGCGTTGGGTCAGCGTAACGCGGGTCAAATTGCCTACATTGAAAATCGAGTCCAGCAATTTGAACGTGTCATCCCGATTATTTCTCGCACGGCAGATGAAGCACTAGCTCGCGCTAACGACGCTGACGCTCGCGCTCGTGCGGCACAAGCTCGCGCTGAAAGTGCGTACCAGCTCGCCCAACGCGCGGCTGATGTAGCGTTAAGGCTGGCAAGAGAACTCGAAGATGCCGAAATCCAGATCCGATCGCTTCAAGATAGAGTCTCGCGGTTAGAGTCTAGGGGAGGAAACGATAGCGAACTTGAAAATCGCGTTAGATCTCTTGAAAATTGGCGAATTGGAACTGTTGCGGCAATTGCATTCTTGCAATATCAGATTTTAAATCTCGGATCGCGAGTCGGACCGCCGGGGCCACAAGGTATTCCCGGCACTCCCGGAGCCGCTGGCGCACCTGGCGCACCTGGAGCGGCTGGCGCACCGGGTATAAATGGCACAAATGGTTTAAATGGGGCACCTGGAGCGACGGGAGCCACAGGCGCGACGGGAGCCACAGGCGCGACGGGTCTACCTGGAGCGCAAGGAGCCAGAGGCGCAACTGGAGCGACTGGCGCGACGGGTCTACCTGGAGCGCAAGGAGCGCGAGGCGTTGATGGATTTAATGGGTTAAACGGCACCCCCGGCAGAAACGGGTTAAATGGTGCCCAAGGAGCCACAGGAGCCACAGGAGCCACAGGAGCCACAGGAGCAACGGGCGCAACAGGAGCAACAGGCGCAACGGGCGCAACGGGCGCAACAGGAGCAACAGGAGCAACAGGCGCACCTGGAGTGACTGGAGCGACTGGGGCGACGGGGGCAACAGGCGCACCTGGAGTGACTGGAGCGACTGGGGCGACGGGGGCAACAGGCGCACCTGGAACCGCTGGCGCAACGGGTGCGCGAGGAGAACCTGGATTACGCGGAGCTAATGGAGCAGACGCCGAAGTGAAATATACAACAATCTCAGTTGAAAAATTCGATAAATGTGGAGCCGATGGCAAGCCAATTTTTAGAAATGAAGCAATTCAAGTAATTAAAGGAACCGAAAATCAAGAGGCTCAAAAATCATCGCAACTATCTAAAATCGCCGCCCAGCAATGTAACGACTGCAATTGCGTCGCTACCGTTCCCGAATGGTGGCAATTGCGACCGGAAGCCAATAGACCGCAGCTAATCTACGTGTTTCAAGAAAAGAAAACAGACGGCACGCTCGGCAACTCGACTTATCCGATTACCATCCCGCATCCTAACACTGCCAATCGAACAGCAGCGGTTAAGTTAATCGACTATACAAAAGGCAATTTTGAGGGGATTCTCACGCTTAAAGATAACTCAAAAGTCATCGTGCATTGCAAGAGCGTCGCGGAGTGCGATCGACTGTTCGAGGCGATTAGGGCGATTATCGATCCCGCATATCTAGACGGATCGACGCAAAAAGTCGGCCAGCGTAAGGGCACGACCGGATTTCTAATGCGCGAAGTTACAGCTACCAAGGCAGTGTATTACCAATCCGGCGTATCCAATGCCTCGAATCCGACCAAACGGTTTAAATTCTAG
- a CDS encoding IS607 family transposase, giving the protein MSSLTPQEAATLLGVTVRTLHRWELDGKIKSTRTAGGHRRYDIADLISNKSDTQLTVGYARVSSHDQKEDLTRQVIVLESYCAKHGWGFEVIQDLGSGMNYKKKGLIRLIKLITSYQVERLVLTHKDRLLRFGSDLIFTLCEQFGTEVIIINRSDDSTFEEDLASDVLEIITVFSARLYGSRSHKNKKIVEELKEVAKQL; this is encoded by the coding sequence ATGTCTAGTTTAACGCCACAGGAAGCAGCCACCTTACTCGGTGTAACGGTTAGAACCCTACACAGATGGGAACTTGATGGAAAAATCAAGTCCACTCGCACTGCTGGCGGTCATCGTCGGTATGACATAGCAGATTTAATTAGCAATAAATCGGATACTCAATTAACAGTAGGCTATGCCAGAGTTTCTAGTCACGACCAGAAAGAAGATCTAACTAGGCAAGTTATAGTTTTAGAAAGTTATTGTGCTAAACATGGCTGGGGGTTTGAAGTAATTCAAGATCTTGGCAGTGGAATGAACTATAAAAAGAAAGGACTAATTAGGCTAATCAAGTTAATTACATCTTATCAAGTTGAACGACTAGTTCTAACTCATAAAGATAGATTACTTAGATTTGGGTCAGATCTAATTTTCACATTATGCGAACAATTTGGAACAGAGGTGATAATTATCAATCGCTCTGATGATAGTACATTTGAGGAAGATTTAGCATCAGACGTACTCGAAATCATCACTGTATTTTCTGCTCGTTTATACGGTAGTCGTTCTCATAAGAATAAGAAAATAGTAGAAGAGTTAAAGGAGGTAGCAAAACAGTTATGA
- the rbfA gene encoding 30S ribosome-binding factor RbfA, whose protein sequence is MTNTRRVSRVAELIKREVSQMILFDIKDDRVGAGMVSVTAVDVAGDLQHTKIFVSIYGSDEVRAETMEGLKAVTGYVRSELGKRVRLRRTPTVIFVEDKSFDRATSVISLINQLSSKRAESVESAAETVPASDEESISRSTESSDI, encoded by the coding sequence ATGACTAATACTCGTCGCGTGTCGCGTGTCGCCGAATTAATCAAGCGCGAAGTCAGTCAGATGATCCTCTTTGATATCAAAGACGATCGAGTTGGTGCTGGCATGGTCAGTGTTACCGCTGTCGATGTTGCTGGCGATCTCCAGCATACCAAGATTTTTGTCAGTATTTACGGCAGCGACGAAGTTCGTGCCGAGACGATGGAAGGACTCAAAGCTGTGACTGGATACGTCCGCAGCGAATTGGGCAAACGAGTTCGACTCAGACGCACGCCAACGGTGATCTTTGTCGAAGATAAATCATTCGATCGAGCCACCAGCGTTATATCATTAATCAATCAACTCAGTTCCAAGCGCGCTGAGTCTGTAGAATCAGCGGCAGAAACAGTTCCAGCCTCCGACGAAGAATCTATCTCCCGCAGCACTGAAAGTTCGGATATATAA
- a CDS encoding energy-coupling factor ABC transporter ATP-binding protein produces MTESTPLPAIEVKDLSFAWKSGKTVLDRCSLSVPRGQFWMLLGTNGSGKSTLLRLIAGLLTPQVGTIDIHGGLGIVFQNPDTQLVMPTVGADVAFGLVSERLTPSQVRHRVTEALRAVNLVDLIRRPTYALSGGQKQRVAIAGAIARQIEVILFDEPTALLDPDAQLDLVAQVQELVRSRGLTALWVTHRLEELDYCDGAFLIEQGKVVDRGDPEPMRQRLMQEATLVDI; encoded by the coding sequence ATGACTGAATCTACCCCATTGCCAGCAATCGAGGTTAAGGATCTATCCTTTGCCTGGAAATCTGGTAAAACCGTGCTCGATCGTTGTTCGCTATCAGTACCGCGCGGCCAGTTTTGGATGCTTTTGGGTACTAATGGCAGCGGTAAATCAACCTTATTGAGGTTAATCGCCGGATTATTGACACCTCAAGTTGGTACGATCGATATTCATGGCGGGTTGGGAATTGTCTTTCAAAATCCCGATACTCAGCTAGTCATGCCGACTGTCGGTGCGGATGTTGCCTTTGGGTTGGTTTCCGAACGTTTGACTCCCAGTCAAGTCCGTCATCGCGTCACCGAAGCCCTCCGTGCGGTTAACTTAGTCGATCTGATTCGTCGCCCTACTTATGCCCTCAGCGGCGGACAGAAGCAGCGTGTCGCCATTGCTGGTGCGATCGCCAGACAAATCGAGGTAATTTTATTTGACGAGCCGACAGCCCTATTAGACCCCGATGCCCAACTCGATCTGGTCGCCCAAGTCCAGGAACTCGTCAGAAGTCGCGGCTTAACAGCACTCTGGGTGACACATCGGCTCGAAGAACTAGACTATTGCGATGGCGCATTTTTGATCGAACAAGGTAAAGTAGTCGATCGTGGCGACCCAGAACCGATGAGACAGCGGTTGATGCAGGAGGCTACATTAGTTGATATTTGA
- the psbC gene encoding photosystem II reaction center protein CP43 — MMTGGRDQDSTGFAWWSGNARLINLSGKLLGAHVAHAGLIVFWAGAMCLFEVAHFVPEKPMYEQGIILLSHLAAQGWGVGPGGEVVDTFPYFVVGVLHLISSAVLGVGGLYHALRGPDTLEQYSSFFGYDWRDKDKMTSILGFHLVILGIGALLLVIKAMFVGGLYDTWAPGGGDVRLVTNPTLNPAIIFGYLLKAPFGGEGWIISVNNLEDVVGGHIWVGLICISGGIWHILTKPFGWARRALIWSGEAYLSYSLAAVSLMAFVASIMVWYNNTVYPSEFFGPTGPEASQAQALTFLIRDQRLGANIATAQGPTGLGKYLMRSPSGEIIFGGETMRFWDFQGPWLEPLRGPNGLDLSKVKNDIQPWQARRAAEYMTHAPLGSLNSVGGVITEINAFNYVSPRAWLACSHFVLGFFFFIGHLWHAGRARAAAAGFEKGLDRENEPVLTMNDIA; from the coding sequence ATGATGACAGGCGGACGCGATCAAGATTCAACCGGGTTCGCCTGGTGGTCTGGTAACGCACGTCTGATCAATCTGTCTGGGAAGCTGTTGGGCGCACATGTCGCTCACGCTGGTTTGATTGTGTTCTGGGCTGGAGCTATGTGCCTGTTTGAGGTAGCTCACTTCGTGCCCGAAAAGCCAATGTACGAGCAAGGCATCATTTTGCTTTCTCACTTGGCTGCTCAAGGCTGGGGTGTTGGCCCTGGTGGTGAAGTAGTAGATACTTTTCCTTACTTCGTCGTTGGTGTATTGCACCTGATTTCTTCGGCGGTACTGGGTGTGGGTGGTTTGTACCACGCATTGCGCGGCCCCGACACACTAGAACAGTATTCTTCTTTCTTCGGTTACGACTGGAGAGACAAGGATAAAATGACTTCGATTCTAGGTTTCCACTTGGTAATCCTCGGAATTGGTGCATTACTGTTAGTAATCAAAGCCATGTTTGTTGGTGGTTTGTATGATACCTGGGCACCAGGTGGCGGTGATGTTCGCCTCGTAACCAATCCGACACTCAACCCAGCAATTATCTTTGGTTACCTACTGAAAGCTCCCTTCGGTGGCGAAGGTTGGATTATCAGTGTTAATAACTTAGAAGATGTTGTCGGCGGACACATCTGGGTTGGCTTGATCTGCATTTCTGGCGGAATCTGGCATATCTTAACCAAGCCTTTCGGTTGGGCGCGTCGCGCACTGATCTGGTCTGGTGAAGCTTACCTATCCTACAGTTTAGCAGCAGTCTCCTTGATGGCGTTTGTAGCGTCGATCATGGTTTGGTATAACAATACTGTTTATCCTAGTGAATTCTTCGGTCCTACTGGCCCTGAAGCTTCTCAAGCACAAGCATTAACCTTCCTCATTCGCGACCAACGTCTGGGTGCAAATATCGCAACCGCTCAAGGGCCTACTGGTTTGGGTAAATACCTGATGCGCTCTCCTTCGGGCGAAATCATCTTCGGTGGTGAAACCATGCGCTTCTGGGACTTCCAAGGTCCTTGGTTGGAGCCACTACGCGGCCCTAACGGTTTGGACTTAAGCAAGGTTAAGAATGATATTCAACCTTGGCAAGCACGTCGTGCTGCTGAGTACATGACTCACGCTCCTCTGGGTTCCTTGAACTCAGTTGGTGGAGTCATCACTGAAATCAACGCATTTAACTACGTATCTCCGCGTGCGTGGTTGGCATGTTCTCACTTCGTCTTAGGTTTCTTCTTCTTTATCGGTCACTTATGGCACGCAGGACGCGCACGCGCTGCTGCTGCTGGTTTCGAGAAAGGTTTGGATCGTGAGAACGAACCAGTATTAACTATGAATGATATTGCCTAA
- a CDS encoding RNA-guided endonuclease InsQ/TnpB family protein, whose translation MRISFKTELKLNNYQRTQLARHAGVARHAWNWGLDLCKKILDYNRENPTEKLRFPSAIDLHKFLVKWVKVENPWYYEVSKTSPQYALRYLASAFSDFFRKKTANGRRVGFPRFKRKGQHDSFTLEGTIKVEHRWLQLPKIGVVKTYERLPQGLTPKTAIISRTADRWFVSFSYEVEPNTTAKLVGVCGVDLGIKTLATLSTGATFPNPQPYRQSQSRLARLQKAASRKVKGSNNRQKANLKVAKQHAKTANIRKDTLNKLTTHLAKNHSQVVIEDLNVSGMLSNHCLAKSIADLGMYEFRRQLTYKCELYGSELITVGRFFPSSKTCSCCGHIQDMLLKERVFNCQQCNITIDRDLNAARNLEHQALSCRTQTGGNLPFDAPLIVA comes from the coding sequence ATGAGAATCAGTTTTAAAACCGAACTAAAACTGAATAACTATCAAAGAACTCAACTGGCTAGACATGCGGGTGTAGCTCGTCATGCTTGGAACTGGGGCTTAGATCTGTGTAAAAAAATTCTCGACTACAATCGAGAAAATCCAACAGAGAAACTAAGATTTCCATCAGCGATCGATCTGCATAAATTCCTAGTCAAGTGGGTGAAGGTTGAAAACCCTTGGTATTACGAAGTATCCAAAACTAGCCCTCAATATGCGCTGAGATACTTAGCGAGTGCATTTTCTGATTTCTTTAGAAAGAAAACTGCGAATGGTCGGCGGGTGGGCTTTCCCAGATTCAAGCGCAAAGGTCAGCATGATAGCTTTACCTTGGAAGGGACTATTAAAGTTGAACATCGTTGGCTTCAATTACCAAAAATAGGAGTAGTAAAGACTTACGAACGATTGCCGCAAGGATTGACGCCTAAAACAGCAATAATTAGTCGAACCGCTGACCGTTGGTTTGTCTCTTTTAGCTATGAAGTCGAACCAAACACTACAGCTAAACTAGTTGGTGTTTGTGGTGTAGACTTAGGGATTAAAACACTAGCTACTTTAAGCACAGGTGCAACGTTCCCCAACCCTCAACCTTACCGTCAATCTCAATCCAGATTAGCTAGGCTTCAAAAAGCAGCTAGCCGCAAGGTTAAAGGCTCAAACAATCGACAAAAGGCGAATTTAAAAGTAGCCAAACAACATGCAAAAACTGCCAACATTCGTAAAGATACACTTAACAAATTAACTACTCACTTGGCTAAGAACCACAGCCAAGTAGTAATTGAAGATTTGAATGTATCGGGAATGTTATCCAATCATTGTTTGGCTAAGTCAATTGCAGATTTAGGTATGTATGAATTTCGTCGCCAATTAACTTATAAATGTGAGCTATATGGTAGTGAATTGATTACTGTAGGTCGCTTTTTTCCAAGTTCTAAAACTTGTTCTTGTTGTGGGCATATCCAAGACATGCTGCTCAAAGAACGTGTTTTTAACTGTCAGCAATGCAATATCACTATCGACCGCGATCTGAATGCTGCACGCAATCTAGAACATCAAGCTCTGTCTTGTCGCACACAAACGGGAGGGAACCTCCCGTTCGATGCGCCGCTTATAGTAGCCTAA